TTTGAGTCGGGCCATCAGTTCCTGCGGGCTGAACGGCTTCTGCATGAAATCCACAGCCCCTTCTTCCAGGGCGCGAATCACGCTGCTTTCCTGCTTCATGCCAGAAAGCACCACCACCGGCACATCCCAGGTTTCCTTGACCATACGGATCAGGTCAAAGCCGGTGCCTCCAGGCAAGTTGAGGTCCAGCAGCACCAGATCCACTTTTGACTCCTGTTTGATCTGGTTTTCAGCGGTCTGGAAGCGGTCTGCCATCAACACCTCATAGCCCTGCGAAAGCAGCAGCCGCTGCAACATCATGCGCAGCACCGTTTCATCTTCAATGATCAGAATGCGTCCCTTGTCCGGCAAGCCACTGCACCTCCTCAAGTCTCTCTGTTCATTGTAGGGAAACAGACCCCATAAAAAAACCGCACGCCCCACAAAGAGGCGCACGGCAACAGCAAAAACACCAAAAACAGCAAAGCCTGGACAGGGTTCAGGCAGTCACAGCAGAAGGTTTCACAGGCAAGAGCAGTTCACCCTGGGCATCCACAAAGTTGGCAAACATGCTGTGGGGCGTGGCATGGGACACCCGCACAGTGTAAATGCCTGCCTGTTCATGGTCTGGAACCTTGGGCACAAAGATGGGGTGGTTGCCTCTGGTGTGGCCTTCCAGCAAGCTGGGGTCGGTGGCGTCTCCGCGCAGCAGCACCTCCACATCCTTCCC
This window of the Deinococcus roseus genome carries:
- a CDS encoding response regulator transcription factor: MPDKGRILIIEDETVLRMMLQRLLLSQGYEVLMADRFQTAENQIKQESKVDLVLLDLNLPGGTGFDLIRMVKETWDVPVVVLSGMKQESSVIRALEEGAVDFMQKPFSPQELMARLKRYMPCGDVSA